One window of Salegentibacter sp. Hel_I_6 genomic DNA carries:
- a CDS encoding glycosyltransferase family 4 protein, which yields MRLLYYTTSYYANHGGSIQSIEFYKQLDNIPMIKEKAIFPPKVKKEFRVENESGEGLKNKLKAVSLFQVIFFFRRSEFYMKALEDKIRKFEPDVLFMQIDSNFLQIHKIKNNFPDLKICTQINGSPFDEPFRNIAFKNKFQKLQRKAYIEADLNIFISDYSRSSIMGDKLDKIRDIVIHNGTDTEKFFPLNKKQKLRKELNYNKESFIIGYIGTLDHHKKLEILIQSFADLKTQFTDLQLVIIGDGPAMSKLLSKVSQLNLEDSIEFRGWIKHDEINKHLNSFDLAVHHYANTYMNPLKIFEYLSAGLPVIAPRIPSVEKMFKDGEDLLLTSPDEKELKKHLFNLITDEDLRKKLSNKQHLIASMESNFTWKKYTERIVEAMANIK from the coding sequence ATGAGGTTATTATATTATACTACATCTTATTATGCCAATCACGGGGGTAGCATTCAATCCATTGAATTCTATAAGCAATTGGATAATATACCAATGATAAAGGAAAAGGCTATTTTTCCACCAAAAGTAAAAAAAGAATTTAGGGTTGAGAATGAGAGTGGTGAAGGTTTAAAAAATAAACTTAAAGCAGTCTCACTATTTCAGGTTATTTTCTTCTTTCGAAGGAGTGAATTTTATATGAAAGCTTTGGAAGACAAAATTAGAAAGTTTGAGCCAGATGTTTTATTTATGCAAATTGACTCTAATTTTCTGCAGATTCATAAAATAAAAAATAATTTTCCCGATTTAAAAATATGTACCCAAATTAATGGATCGCCATTTGATGAACCTTTTAGGAATATAGCTTTTAAAAATAAATTTCAGAAACTACAACGTAAAGCTTATATAGAAGCCGATTTGAATATCTTTATATCAGATTATTCTCGAAGCTCCATAATGGGTGATAAATTAGATAAAATAAGGGATATCGTAATTCACAATGGAACTGATACCGAAAAATTTTTTCCGTTAAACAAAAAACAGAAATTAAGAAAAGAGCTTAATTATAATAAAGAATCTTTTATTATTGGATATATAGGTACTTTAGATCATCATAAAAAACTAGAAATTTTAATTCAGTCTTTCGCAGATCTAAAAACCCAATTTACCGATCTACAACTTGTTATTATTGGTGATGGCCCCGCAATGTCTAAATTACTATCCAAAGTATCTCAACTAAATTTGGAAGATAGTATTGAATTTCGTGGATGGATAAAACATGATGAGATTAACAAACATCTAAATTCCTTTGATCTTGCAGTGCATCATTATGCGAATACATATATGAATCCTTTAAAAATCTTTGAATATTTGTCAGCGGGTCTTCCGGTTATCGCTCCTAGAATTCCTTCGGTTGAAAAAATGTTCAAGGATGGAGAAGATTTATTGTTGACCTCACCTGATGAGAAAGAATTAAAGAAGCATTTATTCAACTTAATTACTGATGAGGATTTAAGAAAGAAACTTAGTAATAAACAACATTTAATTGCATCTATGGAAAGCAATTTTACCTGGAAAAAATACACCGAAAGAATTGTTGAGGCTATGGCGAATATTAAATAA
- a CDS encoding glycosyltransferase family 4 protein, which translates to MKKLIRITTIPLSLEKLLEGQLTYMNQHYQVTAIAAEKERLEKYGENNKVNTFWVEMTRAITPVQDLKAVWKLYNFFKREKPEIVHTHTPKAGIVGMLAAKMAGVPIRLHTVAGLPLMETTGNKRKILDQVEKFTYKLATKVYPNSRGLRDIILKEGFAKEDKLKVLGKGSSNGIDTKYFDPFQFDETQKKNKRQSLGIPEEDFIFIFIGRLVSEKGINELVDAFKKLKEQHQNISLLLVGPFEKELDPLKEETFKEIQQNEKILITGYQEDVRPYFAISDALAFPSYREGFPNVVMQAGAMNLPAIVSDINGCNEIIVEGVNGVIIPVKNTSKLFNAMELFVANESYLERLSANSREEICKYYERKEFWQILLKEYKSLEKEYIKS; encoded by the coding sequence ATGAAAAAACTCATCCGCATAACTACCATTCCCTTATCACTTGAAAAACTCCTGGAAGGTCAGCTTACTTATATGAACCAGCATTACCAGGTAACTGCGATAGCTGCGGAAAAAGAACGTCTTGAAAAATATGGGGAAAATAATAAGGTAAATACTTTTTGGGTTGAAATGACCCGGGCGATTACTCCGGTACAGGATCTTAAAGCGGTTTGGAAACTCTACAATTTTTTTAAAAGAGAAAAACCTGAGATTGTTCATACGCATACTCCGAAAGCTGGAATTGTAGGAATGCTGGCGGCAAAAATGGCAGGAGTGCCTATTAGGTTACATACTGTTGCCGGTTTACCGCTCATGGAAACCACTGGGAATAAGCGAAAGATTTTAGATCAGGTTGAAAAATTCACCTATAAATTAGCCACCAAAGTTTACCCTAATTCCAGGGGCTTAAGGGATATTATTTTAAAAGAAGGTTTTGCAAAAGAAGATAAACTAAAAGTGCTTGGAAAAGGAAGTTCAAACGGAATTGATACTAAATATTTTGATCCTTTCCAGTTTGACGAAACCCAAAAGAAAAATAAAAGACAATCCCTTGGCATTCCTGAGGAAGATTTTATATTCATCTTTATAGGCCGCCTGGTTAGTGAAAAAGGTATAAATGAATTAGTAGATGCTTTTAAAAAGTTAAAAGAGCAACATCAAAATATTTCTCTTCTTTTAGTGGGGCCCTTTGAAAAAGAGTTGGATCCTTTAAAAGAAGAAACGTTTAAGGAAATTCAGCAAAATGAGAAAATATTGATAACCGGCTATCAGGAAGATGTCAGGCCTTATTTTGCGATTTCCGATGCGCTGGCATTTCCAAGTTATCGTGAAGGTTTTCCTAACGTGGTAATGCAAGCCGGGGCTATGAATTTACCGGCAATTGTTAGCGATATTAATGGTTGTAATGAAATTATTGTAGAAGGTGTGAATGGAGTCATTATTCCAGTGAAAAATACTTCAAAATTATTTAATGCTATGGAGTTATTTGTTGCTAACGAAAGTTACCTCGAAAGACTTTCGGCAAATTCGCGTGAGGAGATCTGTAAATACTATGAACGTAAGGAATTTTGGCAAATTTTGTTAAAGGAATACAAAAGCTTAGAAAAGGAATACATAAAGTCTTAA